The following proteins come from a genomic window of Streptomyces sp. NBC_01716:
- the frr gene encoding ribosome recycling factor, with product MIEETLLEAEEKMEKAVLVAKEDFAAIRTGRAHPAMFNKIVADYYGALTPINQLASFSVPEPRMAVVTPFDKSALRNIEQAIRDSDLGVNPSNDGNIIRVVFPELTQDRRKEYIKVAKTKAEDSKISIRSVRRKAKETIDKLIKDGEVGEDEGRRAEKELDDTTAKYVAQVDELLKHKEAELLEV from the coding sequence GTGATCGAAGAGACCCTCCTCGAAGCAGAGGAGAAGATGGAGAAGGCCGTCCTGGTCGCCAAGGAGGACTTCGCCGCGATCCGCACCGGTCGTGCGCACCCGGCGATGTTCAACAAGATCGTGGCGGACTACTACGGTGCCCTGACCCCGATCAACCAGCTGGCCTCGTTCTCGGTGCCCGAGCCGCGCATGGCCGTGGTGACCCCGTTCGACAAGAGCGCGCTGCGCAACATCGAGCAGGCCATCCGCGACTCCGACCTCGGAGTGAACCCGAGCAACGACGGAAACATCATCCGCGTGGTGTTCCCCGAGCTCACGCAGGACCGCCGCAAGGAGTACATCAAGGTCGCCAAGACCAAGGCGGAGGACTCGAAGATCTCGATCCGCTCCGTACGCCGCAAGGCCAAGGAGACGATCGACAAGCTGATCAAGGACGGCGAGGTCGGCGAGGACGAAGGCCGCCGCGCGGAGAAAGAGCTCGACGACACCACGGCGAAGTACGTCGCCCAGGTTGACGAGCTGCTCAAGCACAAGGAAGCCGAGCTGCTCGAGGTCTGA
- the pyrH gene encoding UMP kinase, producing MNKRADATQSTDDNSDPGKKAGRFMLKLSGEAFAGGGGLGVDPDVVHAIAREIGAVVRDGAQIAVVIGGGNFFRGAELQQRGMDRARSDYMGMLGTVMNCLALQDFLEKEGIDSRVQTAITMGQVAEPYIPLRAVRHLEKGRVVIFGAGMGMPYFSTDTTAAQRALEIDAEALLMGKNGVDGVYDSDPKTNPDAVKFDALEYGEVITRNLKVADATAVTLCRDNALPILVFELLTEGNIARAVKGEKIGTLVSDQGTRA from the coding sequence ATGAACAAGCGCGCGGACGCCACCCAGTCCACCGACGACAACAGTGACCCCGGCAAGAAGGCCGGGCGCTTCATGCTGAAACTGTCCGGTGAGGCGTTCGCCGGCGGGGGCGGGCTCGGCGTCGACCCCGACGTCGTACACGCCATCGCCCGCGAGATCGGCGCCGTCGTACGGGACGGGGCGCAGATCGCCGTCGTCATCGGTGGAGGCAACTTCTTCCGCGGCGCCGAACTCCAGCAGCGCGGCATGGACCGGGCCCGCTCCGACTACATGGGCATGCTCGGTACGGTCATGAACTGCCTTGCCCTGCAGGACTTCCTGGAGAAGGAAGGCATCGACTCCCGCGTCCAGACCGCCATCACCATGGGGCAGGTCGCCGAGCCGTACATCCCGCTGCGCGCCGTACGGCACCTGGAGAAGGGCCGCGTCGTCATCTTCGGCGCCGGCATGGGGATGCCGTACTTCTCCACCGACACCACCGCCGCCCAGCGTGCCCTGGAAATCGACGCCGAAGCACTGCTGATGGGCAAGAACGGTGTGGACGGGGTGTACGACTCCGACCCCAAGACCAATCCCGACGCGGTGAAGTTCGACGCGCTGGAGTACGGCGAGGTGATCACCCGCAACCTCAAGGTCGCCGATGCCACGGCCGTCACTCTCTGCCGCGACAACGCGCTGCCGATCCTTGTCTTCGAACTCCTCACGGAGGGCAATATCGCGCGCGCCGTCAAGGGTGAGAAGATCGGCACGCTGGTGAGCGATCAGGGCACCCGGGCCTGA
- the tsf gene encoding translation elongation factor Ts: MANYTAADVKKLRELTGAGMMDCKKALVEADGDVDKAVEVLRVKGQKGVAKRESRSAENGAVVSLVSDDNTSGVLLELKCETDFVAKGDKFQAAAGALAAHVAATSPADIDALRASEIEPGKTVQAFVDEANANLGEKIVLDRFAQFQGEGSYVGTYMHRTMPDLPPQVGVLVELEKGSVDDAAVAAVAKDVAQHIAAFAPKYLTREEVPADVVENERRVAEATSREEGKPEAALPKIVEGRVNGFFKEVTLLDQPFAKDNKKSVRKVLDEAGVTLKRFARIRVGA, encoded by the coding sequence ATGGCGAACTACACCGCCGCTGACGTCAAGAAGCTCCGCGAGCTCACCGGCGCCGGCATGATGGACTGCAAGAAGGCTTTGGTCGAGGCCGACGGCGATGTCGACAAGGCCGTCGAGGTACTTCGCGTCAAGGGCCAGAAGGGCGTCGCCAAGCGCGAGAGCCGCAGCGCGGAGAACGGCGCTGTCGTCTCCCTCGTCTCCGACGACAACACCTCCGGCGTTCTGCTGGAGCTGAAGTGCGAGACGGACTTCGTCGCCAAGGGTGACAAGTTCCAGGCCGCGGCCGGCGCGCTCGCCGCGCACGTGGCCGCGACCAGCCCCGCCGACATCGACGCGCTGCGCGCCTCCGAGATCGAGCCCGGCAAGACCGTCCAGGCGTTCGTCGACGAGGCCAACGCCAACCTCGGTGAGAAGATTGTCCTGGACCGCTTCGCGCAGTTCCAGGGCGAGGGCAGCTACGTCGGCACGTACATGCACCGCACGATGCCCGACCTCCCGCCGCAGGTCGGCGTTCTGGTCGAGCTCGAGAAGGGCAGCGTCGACGACGCGGCGGTCGCCGCCGTCGCCAAGGACGTCGCCCAGCACATCGCGGCGTTCGCGCCGAAGTACCTCACCCGTGAGGAGGTTCCGGCCGACGTCGTCGAGAACGAGCGCCGCGTCGCCGAGGCCACCTCCCGCGAGGAGGGCAAGCCCGAGGCCGCGCTGCCCAAGATCGTCGAGGGTCGCGTCAACGGCTTCTTCAAGGAGGTCACCCTCCTTGACCAGCCGTTCGCCAAGGACAACAAGAAGTCCGTCAGGAAGGTCCTGGACGAGGCCGGTGTCACGCTGAAGCGCTTCGCGCGCATCCGCGTCGGCGCCTGA
- the rpsB gene encoding 30S ribosomal protein S2, which produces MAVVTMRELLESGVHFGHQTRRWNPKMKRFIFTERNGIYIIDLLQSLSYIDRAYEFVKETVAHGGSIMFVGTKKQAQEAIAEQATRVGMPYVNQRWLGGMLTNFSTVYKRLQRLKELEQIDFDDVAASGLTKKELLVLSREKAKLEKTLGGIREMQKVPSAVWIVDTKKEHIAVGEARKLHIPVVAILDTNCDPDEVDYKIPGNDDAIRSVTLLTRVIADAVAEGLIARSGAATGDSKPGEKAAGEPLAEWERDLLEGDKKADAEKSADAAEAPADVQTSAETAKVADAEQAEEAAAPAEAPAAEAPAADGDKA; this is translated from the coding sequence ATGGCCGTCGTCACGATGCGGGAGCTGCTGGAAAGCGGCGTCCACTTCGGTCACCAGACCCGTCGCTGGAACCCGAAGATGAAGCGCTTCATCTTCACGGAGCGCAACGGCATCTACATCATCGACCTGCTCCAGTCGCTGTCGTACATCGACCGCGCCTACGAGTTCGTCAAGGAGACCGTCGCCCACGGCGGTTCCATCATGTTCGTGGGTACGAAGAAGCAGGCCCAGGAGGCCATCGCCGAGCAGGCGACGCGCGTTGGCATGCCGTACGTCAACCAGCGCTGGCTGGGCGGCATGCTCACCAACTTCTCCACCGTCTACAAGCGCCTCCAGCGTCTGAAGGAGCTTGAGCAGATCGACTTCGACGACGTGGCCGCCTCCGGTCTCACCAAGAAGGAGCTGCTGGTCCTCTCCCGCGAGAAGGCCAAGCTGGAGAAGACCCTCGGTGGTATCCGCGAGATGCAGAAGGTGCCCAGCGCCGTCTGGATCGTCGACACCAAGAAGGAGCACATCGCCGTCGGTGAGGCGCGCAAGCTCCACATCCCGGTCGTCGCGATCCTCGACACCAACTGCGACCCCGACGAGGTCGACTACAAGATCCCGGGCAACGACGACGCGATCCGCTCCGTCACCCTGCTCACCCGCGTGATCGCCGACGCCGTCGCCGAGGGCCTCATCGCCCGCTCCGGCGCCGCCACCGGCGACTCCAAGCCGGGTGAGAAGGCCGCCGGCGAGCCCCTCGCCGAGTGGGAGCGGGACCTCCTCGAAGGCGACAAGAAGGCCGACGCCGAGAAGTCCGCGGACGCCGCCGAGGCGCCTGCCGACGTCCAGACCTCCGCCGAGACGGCGAAGGTCGCCGACGCCGAGCAGGCCGAAGAGGCCGCCGCTCCGGCCGAGGCCCCCGCCGCCGAGGCTCCGGCCGCGGACGGCGACAAGGCCTGA
- a CDS encoding TetR/AcrR family transcriptional regulator has translation MAEHRTMQRGALLDAARSLLSEGGTEALTFPALAERTGLARSSVYEYFRSRAAVVEELCAVDFPVWAAEIEFAMADAPTPETKIEAYVRRQLSLVGDRRHRAVVAISASELDAGAREKIRAAHGGLIAMIVDALSELGHEQPRLAAMLLQGVVDAAVRRIELGAAEDPGVIAEAAVSMVLRGVRGT, from the coding sequence GTGGCCGAGCACCGGACCATGCAGCGCGGCGCCCTGCTGGACGCCGCACGATCCCTCCTGTCCGAAGGCGGTACGGAGGCGTTGACCTTCCCCGCCCTCGCCGAACGCACGGGTCTCGCCAGGTCATCGGTCTACGAGTACTTCCGCTCGCGCGCGGCCGTCGTCGAAGAGCTCTGCGCCGTCGACTTCCCTGTCTGGGCCGCCGAGATCGAATTCGCCATGGCGGACGCGCCGACCCCCGAGACCAAGATCGAAGCGTATGTGCGCAGGCAGTTGAGCCTCGTCGGCGACCGCCGTCACCGCGCGGTGGTCGCCATCTCCGCGAGCGAACTCGACGCGGGCGCCCGGGAGAAGATCCGGGCCGCGCACGGCGGACTCATCGCGATGATCGTCGACGCCCTCTCGGAGCTGGGCCACGAGCAGCCGAGGCTGGCCGCGATGCTGCTCCAGGGCGTTGTGGACGCCGCGGTGCGGCGGATCGAGTTGGGCGCGGCCGAGGACCCCGGGGTGATCGCCGAGGCGGCGGTGTCCATGGTGCTCCGAGGCGTACGCGGTACCTGA
- the whiG gene encoding RNA polymerase sigma factor WhiG — protein MPQHTSGSDRAAASPVGPPAARGEVRPSAPSALDTLWRSYKTTGNERLREQLILHYSPLVKYVAGRVSVGLPSNVEQADFVSSGVFGLIDAIEKFDIERSIKFETYAITRIRGAMIDELRALDWIPRSVRQKARAVERAYATLEAQLRRTPSEAEVAAEMGIAVEELHAVFSQLSLANVVALEELLHVGGEGGDRLSLMDTLEDTAADNPVEVAEDRELRRLLARAINTLPEREKTVVTLYYYEGLTLAEIGNVLGVTESRVSQIHTKSVLQLRAKLADAGR, from the coding sequence ATGCCCCAGCACACCTCCGGGTCCGACCGTGCGGCGGCGTCCCCCGTGGGGCCCCCAGCGGCCCGCGGCGAAGTGCGACCCTCCGCCCCCTCGGCCCTCGACACCCTGTGGCGGTCGTACAAGACCACGGGTAACGAGCGGCTGCGTGAGCAGTTGATCCTGCACTACTCGCCGCTGGTGAAGTACGTCGCCGGCCGGGTGAGTGTGGGACTGCCGTCCAACGTCGAGCAGGCGGACTTCGTCTCCTCCGGGGTCTTCGGGCTCATCGACGCGATCGAGAAGTTCGACATCGAGCGGTCGATCAAGTTCGAGACCTACGCGATCACACGCATCCGGGGCGCGATGATCGACGAACTGCGCGCGCTGGACTGGATCCCGCGCTCCGTACGGCAGAAGGCCAGGGCCGTCGAGCGGGCGTACGCGACCCTTGAGGCGCAACTGCGACGTACCCCGTCGGAGGCGGAGGTGGCCGCCGAGATGGGCATCGCGGTGGAGGAACTGCACGCCGTCTTCAGCCAGTTGTCGTTGGCGAACGTCGTCGCTCTGGAGGAACTGCTGCATGTGGGCGGGGAAGGCGGCGACCGGCTCAGTCTGATGGACACGCTGGAGGACACGGCGGCCGACAACCCCGTCGAGGTCGCCGAGGACCGCGAGCTGCGTCGCTTGCTGGCCCGCGCCATCAACACCCTTCCCGAGCGCGAGAAGACCGTCGTCACCCTCTACTACTACGAGGGGCTCACGCTGGCGGAGATCGGCAACGTCCTCGGCGTCACCGAGAGCCGCGTCAGTCAGATCCACACCAAGTCCGTTCTCCAGCTCCGCGCCAAACTGGCCGACGCGGGGCGCTGA
- the dprA gene encoding DNA-processing protein DprA, with amino-acid sequence MTAGTEAVTVAGAGADADERLARAALTRVIEPGDENGGRWLRKYGARGLMDLLTSPGGTDDEVLGEVGPRRISGLRARAAAAAPERDLSVVAGMGGRFVCPGDQEWPTQLDDLGMSRPIGLWVRGKPDLRFWALRSVAVVGARACTPYGAHMAASIASGLAERGWVVTSGAAYGVDGAAHRGALAVDGATVAVLACGVDVVYPPGHAELVRRIAAQGLVVGELAPGDHPTRSRFVLRNRVIAALTRGTVVVEAEYRSGSLVTARSAQRLGRFTMGVPGPATSGLSAGVHELLRGEGVLVTDAAEVAELVGDMGDLAPARRGPVLARDLLDPLGRRILDALPARGSVGGRDIAREAATTADEALGKLYELHSLGFVERHGDLWQLTSPTTRGGGARRAGP; translated from the coding sequence ATGACCGCGGGGACCGAAGCCGTAACCGTGGCCGGAGCGGGAGCAGATGCCGACGAGCGACTGGCGCGGGCCGCTCTCACGCGCGTGATCGAGCCGGGCGACGAGAACGGCGGCCGGTGGCTGCGCAAGTACGGCGCCCGAGGGCTGATGGACCTTCTCACCTCGCCAGGCGGGACCGACGACGAGGTCTTGGGTGAAGTCGGTCCACGTCGTATCAGTGGGCTTCGGGCACGCGCGGCGGCGGCCGCTCCCGAGCGGGATCTGTCCGTCGTCGCGGGGATGGGCGGCCGGTTCGTCTGCCCCGGCGACCAGGAATGGCCGACCCAGCTCGACGACCTGGGAATGTCGCGCCCCATCGGCCTGTGGGTGCGCGGCAAGCCCGATCTGAGGTTCTGGGCACTGCGTTCCGTCGCCGTCGTGGGAGCCAGGGCCTGCACGCCGTACGGGGCGCACATGGCAGCGAGCATCGCATCGGGTCTGGCCGAGCGGGGCTGGGTGGTGACATCGGGTGCCGCGTACGGAGTCGACGGAGCCGCCCACCGTGGTGCACTCGCCGTGGACGGCGCGACCGTCGCCGTCCTCGCCTGCGGTGTCGACGTGGTCTATCCGCCGGGCCACGCCGAGCTGGTACGCCGCATCGCGGCGCAGGGCCTGGTCGTGGGAGAGCTGGCACCCGGTGATCATCCGACCCGCAGCAGGTTCGTCCTCCGCAACCGTGTGATCGCCGCGCTCACCAGGGGGACTGTTGTGGTGGAGGCCGAGTACCGCAGCGGTTCGCTGGTCACCGCCCGCAGCGCGCAGCGGCTCGGGCGGTTCACCATGGGAGTGCCCGGCCCGGCGACGAGCGGGCTCTCCGCCGGGGTGCACGAACTGCTGCGCGGAGAAGGCGTGCTGGTCACCGACGCCGCCGAAGTGGCCGAACTGGTGGGGGACATGGGCGACCTCGCACCAGCCCGGCGCGGACCCGTCCTGGCCAGGGACCTGCTCGATCCCCTCGGCAGGCGGATTCTCGACGCGCTGCCCGCGCGTGGATCCGTCGGCGGACGGGACATCGCGCGGGAGGCCGCGACGACGGCCGACGAGGCTCTCGGCAAGCTGTACGAACTTCACTCCCTCGGGTTCGTCGAACGGCACGGCGACCTCTGGCAGTTGACGTCACCGACCACACGTGGCGGCGGTGCGCGGCGAGCCGGTCCTTGA
- a CDS encoding YifB family Mg chelatase-like AAA ATPase, which translates to MGFARACSVALVGVEGVVVEVQADLEPGVAAFTLVGLPDKSLSESRDRVRAAVVNSGAEWPQKKLTVGLSPASVPKSGSGFDLAVAVSVLGAAERIEPRAIADLVLIGELGLDGRVRPVRGILPAVLAAAEAGYHQVVVPEQTAGEASLVPGVSVLGVRSLRQLIAVLTGEPVPDEPTVTEEGRPDPMLAGLMVPGAGVGTGLAPGFAQRDAHCPNLADVAGQRAARTALEVAAAGGHHLLLQGPPGAGKTMLAERLPALLPPLTRQESVEVTAVHSVAGILPPGEPLVRTAPYCAPHHSATMQSLVGGGNGLARPGAVSLAHKGVLFLDEAPEFSGKALDALRQPLESGQVVIARSAGVVRLPARFLMVLAANPCPCGRHTLHGAGCECPPSAIRRYQSRLSGPLLDRVDLRVEVQPVHRADLMGQGGRGETTAVVAGRIKEARLRSVERLAGTPWTVNSEVPGHELRTRWVTAPGALDAAERDLERGLLTARGLDRVLRVAWTVADLAGRDRPDGRDVGLALELRTGIGRGAGATVGGIS; encoded by the coding sequence ATGGGGTTCGCGCGTGCGTGTTCGGTGGCGCTGGTCGGCGTCGAGGGCGTGGTGGTGGAGGTCCAGGCGGATCTCGAACCGGGCGTGGCCGCCTTCACTCTGGTGGGGCTGCCGGACAAGAGCCTGTCGGAGAGCCGGGACAGGGTCAGGGCCGCCGTCGTGAATTCCGGCGCGGAATGGCCGCAGAAGAAGCTCACGGTGGGGCTCAGTCCGGCTTCCGTACCCAAGAGCGGATCCGGTTTCGATCTTGCTGTCGCGGTGTCGGTGCTGGGCGCGGCCGAGCGTATCGAGCCACGTGCCATCGCCGATCTGGTCCTGATCGGGGAGCTGGGGCTCGATGGCAGGGTCCGTCCGGTACGGGGCATCCTCCCGGCCGTCCTCGCGGCTGCCGAGGCGGGCTATCACCAGGTGGTCGTGCCGGAGCAGACAGCGGGCGAGGCGTCACTGGTGCCGGGAGTCTCGGTCCTCGGCGTACGGAGCCTGCGCCAGCTCATCGCCGTCCTGACCGGCGAACCGGTGCCAGACGAGCCGACGGTCACCGAGGAGGGCCGTCCGGATCCCATGCTCGCGGGTCTCATGGTGCCCGGCGCCGGGGTGGGGACGGGCCTGGCTCCCGGCTTCGCACAGCGGGACGCGCACTGCCCGAACCTCGCCGACGTGGCGGGACAGCGGGCGGCGCGTACGGCTCTGGAGGTCGCCGCGGCGGGCGGGCACCACCTGCTCCTGCAGGGTCCGCCCGGAGCGGGCAAGACGATGCTGGCGGAGCGGCTGCCGGCACTGCTGCCGCCTCTGACTAGGCAGGAGTCCGTCGAGGTCACGGCGGTGCACTCGGTCGCCGGGATCCTGCCGCCCGGCGAACCACTCGTACGTACGGCGCCGTACTGCGCCCCGCACCACTCGGCGACCATGCAGTCCCTCGTCGGCGGCGGCAACGGGCTGGCGAGGCCGGGAGCGGTGTCCCTGGCACACAAGGGTGTGCTCTTTCTGGACGAGGCGCCGGAATTCTCCGGCAAGGCTCTCGACGCGCTGCGCCAGCCCCTCGAATCGGGGCAGGTGGTCATCGCGCGCAGCGCCGGAGTCGTACGGCTGCCCGCCCGCTTTCTGATGGTCCTCGCCGCCAATCCGTGTCCCTGCGGGCGGCACACACTGCACGGTGCCGGGTGCGAGTGCCCGCCTTCGGCGATCCGCCGTTACCAGTCACGTCTGTCCGGTCCACTGCTCGACCGGGTCGACCTACGGGTGGAGGTCCAGCCGGTGCACCGTGCCGATCTCATGGGCCAGGGTGGCCGGGGTGAGACCACGGCGGTCGTCGCCGGGCGGATCAAGGAGGCCCGGCTGCGCTCGGTGGAGCGACTGGCGGGGACGCCATGGACGGTCAACAGCGAAGTGCCCGGTCACGAACTGCGTACGCGATGGGTCACCGCGCCCGGAGCGCTCGACGCCGCCGAGCGCGACCTCGAACGCGGCCTGCTCACCGCGCGCGGCCTGGACCGGGTGCTGCGGGTCGCATGGACAGTCGCGGACCTCGCCGGACGGGACCGTCCCGACGGACGGGACGTGGGCCTGGCGCTGGAGCTGCGCACCGGCATCGGACGGGGCGCCGGGGCCACGGTCGGAGGGATCTCATGA
- a CDS encoding YraN family protein — protein sequence MNATGALGRYGEGLAARRLAAAGMTVLDRNWRCGRTGEIDIVARDGDVLVFCEVKTRRGGSFEHPMAAVTPVKVDRLRRLAACWLDAFGGPPPGGVRIDLIGVVLPRRGAPVIEHARGVA from the coding sequence ATGAACGCGACGGGGGCACTCGGGCGGTACGGCGAAGGACTGGCCGCTCGGCGGCTGGCGGCGGCCGGGATGACCGTGCTGGACCGAAACTGGCGGTGCGGCAGGACGGGCGAGATCGACATCGTGGCCCGCGACGGGGATGTGCTGGTCTTCTGTGAGGTGAAGACCCGCCGCGGAGGCTCTTTCGAGCACCCGATGGCGGCGGTGACGCCCGTGAAGGTGGACAGGCTGAGGCGCCTCGCGGCCTGCTGGCTCGATGCGTTCGGTGGACCGCCCCCTGGCGGCGTTCGTATCGATCTGATCGGGGTGGTGCTGCCCAGGCGCGGCGCTCCCGTGATCGAGCACGCCCGGGGGGTGGCCTGA
- a CDS encoding DUF2469 domain-containing protein, with product MSAEDLEKYETEMELKLYREYRDVVGLFKYVIETERRFYLTNDYEMQVHSVQGEVFFEVSMADAWVWDMYRPARFVKQVRVLTFKDVNIEELNKSDLELPSG from the coding sequence ATGAGCGCCGAGGACCTCGAGAAGTACGAGACCGAGATGGAGCTGAAGCTCTACCGGGAGTACCGCGATGTCGTCGGTCTTTTCAAATACGTGATCGAGACCGAACGACGCTTCTATCTCACCAACGACTACGAGATGCAGGTGCACTCCGTGCAGGGCGAGGTCTTCTTCGAGGTCTCGATGGCGGACGCGTGGGTCTGGGACATGTACCGGCCGGCGAGGTTCGTCAAGCAGGTGAGAGTGCTCACGTTCAAGGACGTGAATATCGAGGAGCTGAACAAGAGCGACCTGGAGCTGCCGAGCGGCTGA